The following nucleotide sequence is from Pseudobdellovibrionaceae bacterium.
TTTACACAAACTAGATCTGTCGACCTGTAATGGTAGTCAATATTCGGAAAATCAGCCGGACCAAATCAAGGATTGGGTGGGCAAGATTTCAGCATCAGAAGCCCTGGTGGTGATTTGCCCTGAGTACAATGGTTCTTATCCAGGTGTGCTTAAGTATTTCATGGATCATTGGAAGTTCCCTGAGTCCTACGAATACCGTCCCGTGTGTTTTGTTGGTCTGGGCGGACGATTTGGAGGGCTTCGCCCCGTCGAACACCTGCAGCAGGTGTTTGGCTATCGCAATGCCTTTATTTTCCCCGAAAGAGTTTTTCTGATCAATTGCTGGTCGATTATGAAAGATGGAACCATTACTGACACCTTGATCATGGAGCTTCTCACTCAGCAGGCAACCAACTTTAACAAGTTCATCAAAGGACTTGTATCGGTGGGCTTAGACGCCTTGTCTGTGCAGAAGACCAAGCAAAACTAGGTGTTCCATGAAATCCAATGGATCCCCTGGAAACGTTTTGCTCACTTACTTTGAGCCTTTTGGTGGCAGTGACTTCAATGCCTCATCCATTGTCAAAGAGTTACAGATCCCTGGTTCAGAGGGATCCTTGAAAACTCTAGAGTTACCCGTGAGCTACTCACAATGCTGGCCGAGTCTTTCCGAACATCTTGAGATCAATTCCCTCCCACAACTCATATTGGCTTTCGGCGAAGCCGGTGATCGCCAGGATATTTCGGTGGAAAGGGTTGCTGTCAATTGGATGGAGGGCACTCTGCCGGATAACGACGGCAGCCAAATCAATGGTAAGATGATCTCCGCAGGTGGGCCGGATGGGATCTTTGCCGATCTGCCCATCTCCACCCTTGTGCGAAATCTTGAAGGCCAAACGCCGATCAGCATCCGCGTCTCTAATACGGCGGGAACTTATGTCTGCAACAGCCTTCTCTACCATCTTCTCTCCTGGACCAAAAATCATGCCTGCACGGGAGGCTTCGTCCATGTCCCCGCTCTTCGCCCATCGTCCCCAGACTTTTCCCCAGCATGGAGCAATCTCAAGATATCATTGGAACTTCTCCTGACTAAGATCGTCAGCGAAGGATGCAAGTAAAGCCAATGACATGGCTCGCTGTCGGCCAGGAAAACCCGTGTTTTTCTTCGATAACCACCCAGATGGGTAGTTGGCACTTGAATCCGCTTTGCCCCCCTGATAGCCCTAACTTCTAGCTCATTGGCTGTGTCAGTCAAAAAAGGCCGTTTACAAACGGGAGGGATGTGTATGCTGGTTTTGGGACTTGATTTGGAAACGACGGGTTTAAACCCTGAGTCCGATGAAATCATTGAAGTTGGTGCCGTGGTTTGGGACACGAACAGAGGCACCCCAGTTAAGATTTACAGCGAGCTGGTCCAGTCTCAGACGCCTGTGACTGAGGAAATCACCCGCATTACGGGCATTAAGAATGAAGACCTCCGAGCCTGGGGAGTCAGTCCTCAGGAAGCTTTTTTGAATCTCGAAGCTCTCGCGCAAAAATGCGAGTACATTGTGGCCCATAACGGTTTGGAATTCGACAAGCTGTTTATTGACCGCTATCTCGCGACAATGCCGGACATTCAACTGGATCTGCCTTGGATCGACACCATGACGGATTTACCCTACCCAGAGGAGCTAAAAACCCGTAAACTTTCCTATGTGGCTGCAGAGCATGGTTTTTTGAATCCCTTTGCCCATCGGTCACTGTTTGATGTTTTAACCATGATGAAAGTGTTTTCCTCCTATCCTCTTCCCGATGTTATCGAATTTGCCAAATCACCAATGGTACGGATTGTGGCGCAGGTTTCCTTCGCGGAAAAGGACAAGGCCAAGAACCTGGGGTTCCGCTGGGATCCCAATCGAAAAGAGTGGTTTCACGGCCTAAGGGAGGCTCAGATGAAAAGGGCTGAATTCCCTTTTCCTGTTACTTGTGAAACTCTATGAGTCTTGAAATCGACTGGGGATACATTCGGACTTACACTTCTGACATGAAACTCATGGGGGCCAACTTTGGTGCCCGTATGACCATCATCAAGATGAACAGCGGTGATCTGTTTATTCACAGTCCAATCCCGTTGACTGCGGCTATACGCCAGGAAATCGATGATTTTGGCCGGGTTGGTATCGTCGTAGCTCCCAATGACTTTCATCATCTCTACGTAAAAGATTACATGGCCTCTTACCTGGAGGCAGAGTTTTTAGGTTCCCCGGGCCTGCGAACAAAGCGGCCAGACCTGAAATTTTCCCGTTACTTCAGTGATGAATTTGTCCCAGCCTGGAAAAGTGAAATCGACTTTGTGGTTTTCAGAGGCTCTAAGACTTTTCATGAAGTTGTCTTTTATCACCCAACAACCAAAACCCTAATTCTGACGGACTTGGCCATGAACCTCAAGGGACGACACGGCTTGGTTGATTCCCTGGTCTTCTCCTTGGCTGGAGTTAACAACAAGTTTACCTCGTCGAGAATTCTTAAGTCGGTCACTAAAAACCGCGTCCTTGCCCGAGAAGCAGTTCGCAAGATGCTTCAGTGGCCCTTTGAAAAAGTGATTGTCGCCCATGGAGAATTGATCACTGGCGACGCTCGCAACCAGATTCGTCAGGCCTTTGCCTGGCTAGCATAGGGGAACACGATGACTAAAGTGGTTGCCGGAATTATTTGGAACGACGACGGTCAAATTTTGATTGGCAAACGCGGGCCCCAACAGGGACACCTGGCAGGCAAATGGGAGTTTCCGGGCGGAAAGGTCGAGTCCGGCGAAACTCCGGAACAGGCCCTTTCCCGGGAAATCACCGAAGAGATAGGTATTGCCATCAACGAATTGGCGGCATTCGAGGAATTGACTTGGGCCTATTCGGGGCATCCGATTCATCTCATTGCCTTATCGGCAAAGTGGGCCGGGGGAGAACCTCAGGCTCTGGAGCACGATGAGCTTGTTTGGGTCCTACCTGAGCTCTTATCTCTTTACGATTTTGCCCCTGCGGATTGGGGTCTGGTCTTTTCCCTAGATCCCCACTATCAAATCACGGCTCAGGAAAAAAGTTCTCCATCGCCTGAACCGCATTCATAAGAGACTTTCTCTGGGCTTCAAATTCAGGAAGTGGCTCCGGATCTGTTTCTGAACCGGGCTTCACCTTTTCCCGTTTGGGGAACTGCTGGGCAATTGGATCCCAGTCGGCAATCACCAGATAGCCAGCCCGGCCACTCACTGGTTTCGATTCAAACACAACTTCTTCCTCGTCTTTGATGTAAAACCTGTAGGTGATCTCTTCCTGATGCTTCAAGTAAATCGAGCCAAAAAACAAGCCCTTTTCATTTCCATGTAAGGGTACGATTTGATCGTGACCTTCCCGGTTCGTGACTTTGGCAAAAACCTTTTCATCCTCATAGGGGAGCACCCCAGACAACTCAAACTGGGTGCGAATTCCGTCGCCGGAAAACTTGGTCGAGTCCACAAATAATGGATTGCTTCCTCTCACTGCCAAATCTCCTCGGCCAGAGCTTCATAGGCCTTGGAGGCCTTGGATCTGGGCTGATGTTTTGTCACTGGCAGATGAAGGTGATGAGCCTCTTCAACTGCGATGTTATCTGGAATATAGTTGGTGAAAATCTTCAATCCATATCGGCTACGAATTTCATCTATAACTTCCTTGATGATCTTGCGATTGCGGAAGCGGGTGATAACCACCCCTTTGACATCCACCCGATATCCCAGTCCGCCACGGATATTTTTGAGCGTGTCCAAAATCAGCTCAATTCCCTTTAGCGAAAAATATTCGGGACAAATGGGAATAATGATGTCCTGAGATGCCAAGAGAGCGTTCACCGTCAGCAAACCCAATGAGGGAGAACAATCGATCAAGATCGCATCATAGCGGCCTCGAATAGTTTCCAATTTTCGCTTCAAAATGGACTCTCGCCCAAAATGAGCGGCCATTTGAATATCGACACCGCTTAACAGGATATCTGATGGGATAACGTCGATACCAAAGTGCATGGAGTGGACAATCGCCTGCTCTGGCTGAATGTTGTTAATCAGCACGTCATAGATGGTATTTTCAAATTCCCTGTCCCCAAAAATTGCCTTAGTTGCTGATGACTGGGGATCCAGGTCGATGAGCAAAACCCTGCGGCCCTTCTCGGCCCATGAGGCCGCTACATTAAGTGAAGTTGTGGTTTTGGCCACCCCTCCCTTTTGGTTGATCACCGATGTCACGTTCATACTGATCTCCTAGTTTGGACTCAACCAAATGCAATTTGCGCTGGCAAATTATTCTAGCAAACCCCTGGCCTAAAGGCGAAGTCGATTTAGGGCAAAGAGGTCCAGCTCTTGTATTATGTTACAAAATCGATCGGTAAAGGAAGAAAAATCCATATTGGGCTAGGGCCCCATTTGCATTAATATAGACCTGCCTCCAATAATTCATCTGTAACATTCCGTGGAGATGGAAGAATGAAAACCTTTTTGAAATCTGTTTTAGCCTGCGCGATCGGAACCGTCTTTGGCTTTGCCCTATTGGTCTTTTTTGGAATGATATTTTTGATCGCCACCGCCAGCCTTTCATCTTCCAAAATGGGGGAAGCCAGCATCAAGGACAACTCGATTTTGTTTCTTCCCCTGCAAGGCCAGGTGGTTGAACGTAAGGGCACTTCTTTTATCGACTGGGAAGAAGACTCTCCCTTTTTCAGTGGCCCCCGTCACATCGGACTGTTTGAGCTATTGGAGTCTTTACGTAAAGCCAAGACTGACGAAAAGATTCGCGGCATCTACATCAAACTTGGTGGCCTTCGGTGTGGCTGGGCATCGGCCGAAGCCATCCATCGGGCGCTGTTGGACTTTAAATCTTCCGGAAAATACATTCAGGCCTACGGAGAATATTTTGATGAAAAAAGTTACCTCATTGCCTCGGCGGCCGACAAGATCTTTATTTATCCAGAAGGCGCTTTTGAGTTTAACGGCATAGCTGCTGTCCCTCTATTTGCCAAAGGAACTCTGGAAAAGTTGGGTATTCAAACCCAGATTTTCCGCGTGGGAGAGTTTAAGTCCGCCGTCGAAATGTTCACCCAAGAGAAAATGAGTCCGGAAAACCGCCAACAAACGAGAGAGCTAGTCAATGATCTGTGGAACCACTTTGTTCAGATCATTGCTGAACGCCGACAGATTGAACCCCAGGTGTTGAATGATCTGGCCTCTGATCTGGATGTCCTTCGCGCTCACCAGGCCCTCGAACATAAGTTGGCCGATGAGCCAGCCTCTGAAGAGCAGGTTCTCGAACTGCTGCGAACTCTCTCGGGAACTGAGAAGGACAAGAAACTACCCTTAGTGAGTTTTTCCCGCTACTACCGCAGTACCAGTCAAGGATTTGCTCTCGGCAAACCAAATCGCATTGCCGTTATT
It contains:
- a CDS encoding NAD(P)H-dependent oxidoreductase, which produces MKYILVGTNRPGSRSAQVAKIVQDIHRQQGEEYEILDLHKLDLSTCNGSQYSENQPDQIKDWVGKISASEALVVICPEYNGSYPGVLKYFMDHWKFPESYEYRPVCFVGLGGRFGGLRPVEHLQQVFGYRNAFIFPERVFLINCWSIMKDGTITDTLIMELLTQQATNFNKFIKGLVSVGLDALSVQKTKQN
- a CDS encoding pyroglutamyl-peptidase I — its product is MKSNGSPGNVLLTYFEPFGGSDFNASSIVKELQIPGSEGSLKTLELPVSYSQCWPSLSEHLEINSLPQLILAFGEAGDRQDISVERVAVNWMEGTLPDNDGSQINGKMISAGGPDGIFADLPISTLVRNLEGQTPISIRVSNTAGTYVCNSLLYHLLSWTKNHACTGGFVHVPALRPSSPDFSPAWSNLKISLELLLTKIVSEGCK
- a CDS encoding 3'-5' exonuclease, which produces MLVLGLDLETTGLNPESDEIIEVGAVVWDTNRGTPVKIYSELVQSQTPVTEEITRITGIKNEDLRAWGVSPQEAFLNLEALAQKCEYIVAHNGLEFDKLFIDRYLATMPDIQLDLPWIDTMTDLPYPEELKTRKLSYVAAEHGFLNPFAHRSLFDVLTMMKVFSSYPLPDVIEFAKSPMVRIVAQVSFAEKDKAKNLGFRWDPNRKEWFHGLREAQMKRAEFPFPVTCETL
- a CDS encoding DUF4336 domain-containing protein — encoded protein: MSLEIDWGYIRTYTSDMKLMGANFGARMTIIKMNSGDLFIHSPIPLTAAIRQEIDDFGRVGIVVAPNDFHHLYVKDYMASYLEAEFLGSPGLRTKRPDLKFSRYFSDEFVPAWKSEIDFVVFRGSKTFHEVVFYHPTTKTLILTDLAMNLKGRHGLVDSLVFSLAGVNNKFTSSRILKSVTKNRVLAREAVRKMLQWPFEKVIVAHGELITGDARNQIRQAFAWLA
- the mutT gene encoding 8-oxo-dGTP diphosphatase MutT, with product MTKVVAGIIWNDDGQILIGKRGPQQGHLAGKWEFPGGKVESGETPEQALSREITEEIGIAINELAAFEELTWAYSGHPIHLIALSAKWAGGEPQALEHDELVWVLPELLSLYDFAPADWGLVFSLDPHYQITAQEKSSPSPEPHS
- a CDS encoding ParA family protein, with the translated sequence MNVTSVINQKGGVAKTTTSLNVAASWAEKGRRVLLIDLDPQSSATKAIFGDREFENTIYDVLINNIQPEQAIVHSMHFGIDVIPSDILLSGVDIQMAAHFGRESILKRKLETIRGRYDAILIDCSPSLGLLTVNALLASQDIIIPICPEYFSLKGIELILDTLKNIRGGLGYRVDVKGVVITRFRNRKIIKEVIDEIRSRYGLKIFTNYIPDNIAVEEAHHLHLPVTKHQPRSKASKAYEALAEEIWQ
- the sppA gene encoding signal peptide peptidase SppA, with translation MKTFLKSVLACAIGTVFGFALLVFFGMIFLIATASLSSSKMGEASIKDNSILFLPLQGQVVERKGTSFIDWEEDSPFFSGPRHIGLFELLESLRKAKTDEKIRGIYIKLGGLRCGWASAEAIHRALLDFKSSGKYIQAYGEYFDEKSYLIASAADKIFIYPEGAFEFNGIAAVPLFAKGTLEKLGIQTQIFRVGEFKSAVEMFTQEKMSPENRQQTRELVNDLWNHFVQIIAERRQIEPQVLNDLASDLDVLRAHQALEHKLADEPASEEQVLELLRTLSGTEKDKKLPLVSFSRYYRSTSQGFALGKPNRIAVIFASGEIISGRSSDDYVGSEDLLTAMRQISRDKEIKGLVIRVNSPGGSALASDVIWRQTLEIKKTKPVIASFGDIAASGGYYLAAGADHIFAEANTLTGSIGVFGVYFTTQDFFDKKLGVTFDRVLTHPYADVGDGSRPMTTFERKRIQSQVEQTYQQFLRVVKQGRNYQSEEEVDNVARGRVWSGLQALQQGLVDDQGGLSEALKKAAEVANLGDSWDVEVFPREKSPFEQLMMAFGDMAWVQNLLQSEHPFQDIVDLWNRMRVWQKGGGVLALNPDQIEIR